Part of the Gammaproteobacteria bacterium genome, CTTAGGGGATGGATCGGAGCCCAAACATCCGATTCAATTGGCGCGCCAAGCTTATGGTATCTGAACAGCTGGAGGAAAAACAAAATGGCTAAGAAGATTGAACGTCACGACCTGATGACACTAGAAGAGTATGCGCAAAAACGTTCAGAGTTCCGTCAAAAAGCGCTTGCCCATAAGCGGTCACGAATGCTGGCGATTGGGCCAAATGCCACTTTGTTTTTTGAAGATCGGCTGACCATCCAATACCAAGTGCAAGAGATGCTCCGTATTGAGAAGTTATTCGAACCGAAAGATATCGAAGATGAGCTTGCGGCTTATAACCCACTCATTCCAGATGGGCACAATTGGAAAGCCACGTTCATGCTTGAGTTTGAGGACGAGCAGGAGCGGCGCGCACAGCTTCGGCAACTTGTTGGTATAGAGTCAAAAATCTGGGCGCAAATCGGTGAGAATGACAAAATTTTTGCCATCGCCAATGAAGACCTCGAAAGAAGTACGGATGAAAAAACGTCCGCCGTACACTTTTTACGGTTTGAACTTTCCGATAAAGATATTGCCGATCTTAAGTCCGGCGCTTCCCTTGCCTTTGGTATAGCGCACCCAAACTACAACGCAATCGTGGCTCCTGTACCAGAAACCCTTAAGCAACAGCTTATGAAAGATCTCAATGCAGGCTGATGGTTTTCCATGCACTTAAGGTAAAAAAAAGCGACAGAGCATGGCGCGCCAAACATCATGGCGCGCCTAG contains:
- a CDS encoding DUF3501 family protein; this encodes MAKKIERHDLMTLEEYAQKRSEFRQKALAHKRSRMLAIGPNATLFFEDRLTIQYQVQEMLRIEKLFEPKDIEDELAAYNPLIPDGHNWKATFMLEFEDEQERRAQLRQLVGIESKIWAQIGENDKIFAIANEDLERSTDEKTSAVHFLRFELSDKDIADLKSGASLAFGIAHPNYNAIVAPVPETLKQQLMKDLNAG